Proteins co-encoded in one Oncorhynchus kisutch isolate 150728-3 linkage group LG1, Okis_V2, whole genome shotgun sequence genomic window:
- the LOC109865417 gene encoding CD9 antigen-like, with amino-acid sequence MSKVQGGMKCVKYLLFVFNFILWLCGSFVLAVGLWLRFDPETVQLLAGEEAPETFFMAVYILIGAGGGMTLVGFFGCCGAVKESQCLLASFFACLLVIVGAEVAAGVFGFMSKDKIIEDVQKFYSESISEGSENANQTAIAAIYHTVLNCCGDSVTNPSLCPDEDLKNCLNAITDFFNEKLYIIGYVGIGVAGVMVIGMIFSMVLCCAIRNNREVI; translated from the exons ATGAGTAAAGTGCAAGGTGGGATGAAATGCGTGAAATATCTCCTTTTCGTTTTCAACTTCATATTATGG CTGTGTGGCTCATTTGTGTTGGCAGTGGGATTATGGCTGAGGTTTGACCCAGAGACAGTCCAGCTCCTGGCTGGAGAGGAAGCGCCTGAGACCTTCTTCATGG CCGTGTACATACTGATTGGTGCAGGTGGGGGAATGACGCTGGTGGGATTCTTTGGTTGCTGTGGAGCTGTGAAGGAGTCACAGTGTCTCCTTGCGTCG TTCTTTGCCTGCCTTCTTGTAATCGTTGGTGCAGAAGTTGCTGCAGGTGTGTTTGGATTCATGAGCAAAGACAAG ATCATTGAAGATGTTCAAAAGTTCTACAGTGAATCTATTTCAGAAGGTTCTGAAAATGCCAACCAGACGGCAATAGCAGCAATTTACCACACTGTT CTGAATTGCTGTGGGGACTCCGTGACTAACCCGTCTCTGTGTCCTGATGAAGACCTAAAG AACTGTCTGAATGCAATAACGGACTTTTTCAATGAAAAGCTCTACATTATCGGATATGTGGGGATTGGTGTTGCAGGTGTAATG GTCATTGGTATGATCTTCAGTATGGTCCTCTGCTGTGCAATTCGGAACAACAGGGAGGTGATCTAG
- the LOC109899120 gene encoding mitochondrial glutamate carrier 1 isoform X1, producing the protein MAHQQQISLPAKLINGGIAGIVGVTCVFPIDLVKTRLQNQRQGHQIYKNMLDCLVKTVRSEGYFGMYRGAAVNLTLVTPEKAIKLAANDFFRQHLSKNGKGLTVFKEMLAGCGAGICQVVITTPMEMLKIQLQDAGRLAAQQRMPAMKSPTKLAATNTVLSRSYNMGPSPAARAVSATQIARDLLHTQGIQGLYKGLGATLMRDVPFSMVYFPLFAHLNRLGQPSRDESAPFYWAFLSGCLAGSTAAVAVNPCDVVKTRLQSLSKGANEESYNGVVDCVSKIMRKEGPFAFLKGAGCRALVIAPLFGIAQVMYFIGIGEFILDQSPFNYFSA; encoded by the exons ATGGCTCACCAGCAGCAGATCAG CCTTCCCGCTAAACTGATCAATGGTGGTATTGCTGGCATTGTTGGCGTCACCTGTGTGTTTCCCATCGACCTTGTAAAGACCAGGTTACAGAACCAGAGGCAAGGTCATCAGATCTACAAGAACAT GCTGGACTGCCTCGTTAAGACTGTTCGATCAGAAGGATACTTTGGCATGTATAGAG GTGCTGCTGTGAATCTGACCTTGGTCACTCCTGAGAAGGCTATCAAACTAGCTGCAAATGACTTCTTCCGCCAGCATCTTAGCAAAAATGG GAAAGGCTTGACGGTGTTTAAGGAGATGTTGGCAGGTTGTGGTGCAGGCATATGCCAAGTTGTCATTACGACTCCTATGGAAATGCTTAAGATTCAACTTCAGGACGCAGGGAGGCTAG CGGCTCAGCAGAGAATGCCAGCCATGAAGTCTCCTACTAAGCTGGCTGCCACTAACACAGTGCTGAGCAGGTCCTACAACATGGGGCCCAGTCCTGCAGCCAGGGCAGTGTCTGCTACCCAGATTGCCCGGGACCTTCTGCACACACAAGGCATCCAGGGCCTCTACAAAGGCCTCGGGGCCACCCTCATGAG AGATGTTCCCTTCTCCATGGTCTACTTCCCACTGTTTGCCCACCTTAACCGGCTGGGCCAGCCATCTCGAGATGAATCCGCACCCTTCTACTGGGCTTTcttgtctggctgtctggctggctccACTGCAGCTGTGGCAGTCAATCCTTGTGATG TTGTAAAAACGAGATTGCAGTCTCTGAGCAAAGGGGCCAACGAGGAGAGCTACAACGGTGTGGTTGACTGCGTCAG TAAGATCATGCGTAAGGAGGGTCCCTTTGCCTTTCTGAAGGGAGCAGGATGCAGGGCGCTGGTCATCGCTCCTCTCTTCGGCATTGCACAGGTCATGTACTTTATTGGCATCGGAGAGTTCATCCTGGACCAGTCACCTTTCAACTACTTTTCTGCATGA
- the LOC109899120 gene encoding mitochondrial glutamate carrier 1 isoform X2 has protein sequence MSSGAAVNLTLVTPEKAIKLAANDFFRQHLSKNGKGLTVFKEMLAGCGAGICQVVITTPMEMLKIQLQDAGRLAAQQRMPAMKSPTKLAATNTVLSRSYNMGPSPAARAVSATQIARDLLHTQGIQGLYKGLGATLMRDVPFSMVYFPLFAHLNRLGQPSRDESAPFYWAFLSGCLAGSTAAVAVNPCDVVKTRLQSLSKGANEESYNGVVDCVSKIMRKEGPFAFLKGAGCRALVIAPLFGIAQVMYFIGIGEFILDQSPFNYFSA, from the exons ATGTCTTCAGGTGCTGCTGTGAATCTGACCTTGGTCACTCCTGAGAAGGCTATCAAACTAGCTGCAAATGACTTCTTCCGCCAGCATCTTAGCAAAAATGG GAAAGGCTTGACGGTGTTTAAGGAGATGTTGGCAGGTTGTGGTGCAGGCATATGCCAAGTTGTCATTACGACTCCTATGGAAATGCTTAAGATTCAACTTCAGGACGCAGGGAGGCTAG CGGCTCAGCAGAGAATGCCAGCCATGAAGTCTCCTACTAAGCTGGCTGCCACTAACACAGTGCTGAGCAGGTCCTACAACATGGGGCCCAGTCCTGCAGCCAGGGCAGTGTCTGCTACCCAGATTGCCCGGGACCTTCTGCACACACAAGGCATCCAGGGCCTCTACAAAGGCCTCGGGGCCACCCTCATGAG AGATGTTCCCTTCTCCATGGTCTACTTCCCACTGTTTGCCCACCTTAACCGGCTGGGCCAGCCATCTCGAGATGAATCCGCACCCTTCTACTGGGCTTTcttgtctggctgtctggctggctccACTGCAGCTGTGGCAGTCAATCCTTGTGATG TTGTAAAAACGAGATTGCAGTCTCTGAGCAAAGGGGCCAACGAGGAGAGCTACAACGGTGTGGTTGACTGCGTCAG TAAGATCATGCGTAAGGAGGGTCCCTTTGCCTTTCTGAAGGGAGCAGGATGCAGGGCGCTGGTCATCGCTCCTCTCTTCGGCATTGCACAGGTCATGTACTTTATTGGCATCGGAGAGTTCATCCTGGACCAGTCACCTTTCAACTACTTTTCTGCATGA